Proteins co-encoded in one Podospora pseudoanserina strain CBS 124.78 chromosome 7 map unlocalized CBS124.78p_7, whole genome shotgun sequence genomic window:
- the NIP1 gene encoding Translation initiation factor 3 subunit c (BUSCO:EOG092616QN; EggNog:ENOG503NVTJ; COG:J), translating into MSRFFRGGDDSSSESSSEEEELYSTSEDEEEQEEQEESSEEEEEDEESSSDDEAGPAKKGLSRFLLDQASSDSEESEEEGTTKVKSAKDKRHDELEATISLIQNGQKINDWGSIANEFDKLNRQVVKLQDGGKAPKSYIKCIAELEEFMNETLAKQKVTPKKMNATNARGLNAVKQRVKKNNKDYQSQIDAFRKDSDAFMESDDEVAPPPKPSADKLRVKETYIPEAADEDEDKGFARVDKRGKAMPFSPESILKHLRAILESRGRKNTDRIEQIKIMEELSKVANTPYLKIRVLQALVSARYDLGAGAGNVMPLEHWKAAEKELFALLKILETEKDHVVIENAEEWDDDDKQPTLAAGESYIKIPGSIVSYIERLDDELTRSLQAIDPHTSEYIERLTDEGSLYNIVLQGLLYYETIRKDASLEVPQESLNRIMQRRLDHVYFKPAQVIKILEESAWKQVSAGVDSAITPRNKSEDASQLVNVLCNYLFEHSEGIIRARAMLCQVYFLALHDEYYKARDMMLTSHLQESISNFDIATQILYNRTLVQVGLCAFRKGLVYDAQNTLQEICGSGRQKELLAQGVMIQRFNQVSPEQERLEKQRQLPFHMHINLELLECVYLTCSMLLEIPLLAQTGSSPDIKKRVISKTYRRMLEYHERQIFTGPPENTRDHVMQASKALAAGEWKKATHFIHSIKIWELMPSAEDIKTMLAKQIQEEGLRTYLFTYAPFYDTLAISTLSAMFELDSRKVAAVVSKMISHEELAAALDQVTETVIFRKGVELSRLQSLALALSDKASSLIETNERTLEQRTQGSANAFSRKDGQRGGQRGGGQRGGRGGARTGGNAQRQAGGTQFTGGALGAAVRG; encoded by the exons ATGTCTCGCTTCTTCCGCGGCGGTGACGACAGCTCGAGCGAGAGCAgctctgaggaggaggagctgtaCTCCACttccgaggacgaggaggagcaggaggagcaggaggagtcttctgaggaggaggaggaggatgaggagtcCTCCAGCGACGATGAGGCCGGTCCTGCCAAGAAGGGTCTGTCTCGCTTCTTGCTTGACCAAGCATCATCCGACAGcgaagagagcgaggaggaggggacaaCAAAGGTCAAGAGCGCCAAGGACAAGAGACATGACGAACTCGAGGCGACCATCTCCCTTATTCAGAACGGCCAGAAGATCAATGACTGGGGCTCTATTGCGAATG AATTCGACAAGCTCAACCGTCAAGTCGTCAAGCTCCAGGATGGCGGCAAGGCGCCGAAGAGCTACATCAAGTGCATTgcggagttggaggagtttaTGAATGAGACCCTTGCCAAGCAGAAGGTCACACCCAAGAAGATGAACGCCACCAACGCCCGTGGTCTCAACGCCGTGAAGCAACgcgtcaagaagaacaacaaggaTTACCAGAGCCAGATCGATGCTTTCCGAAAAGACAGCGATGCCTTCATGGAATCCGATGACGAGGtcgcccccccacccaaaccaTCCGCCGACAAGCTGCGTGTGAAGGAAACTTATATTCCCGAGGCggctgatgaggatgaagacaaGGGCTTTGCCCGGGTCGACAAGCGTGGAAAGGCCATGCCCTTCTCTCCAGAGAGCATCCTCAAGCATCTCCGCGCCATTCTAGAGTCAAGAGGCAGGAAGAACACCGATCGTATCGAGCAAATCAAGATCATGGAGGAGCTCAGCAAGGTGGCCAACACCCCCTACCTCAAGATCAGAGTTCTCCAGGCTCTTGTATCTGCCCGGTATGATCTCGGCGCTGGTGCCGGAAATGTGATGCCCCTTGAGCACTGGAAGGCggctgagaaggagctgTTTGCCTTGCTCAAGATTCTCGAGACCGAGAAGGATCACGTTGTGATTGAGAATGCTGAGgagtgggatgatgatgacaagcaACCAACCCTTGCCGCTGGTGAGAGCTATATCAAGATCCCCGGCAGCATCGTGTCGTATATCGAGCgtcttgatgatgagctcACCCGCTCCCTTCAGGCCATCGACCCTCACACGTCTGAATACATTGAGCGGTTGACCGACGAGGGTTCTCTGTACAACATTGTTCTGCAAGGTCTCCTGTACTACGAGACCATCCGCAAAGACGCCTCGCTCGAAGTTCCCCAGGAGAGTCTGAACAGAATCATGCAAAGACGCCTGGATCATGTGTACTTCAAG CCAGCTCAAGTCATCAAAATCTTAGAAGAGAGCGCCTGGAAGCAGGTCTCTGCGGGCGTCGACTCCGCCATCACGCCCCGTAATAAGTCGGAGGATGCCAGCCAACTCGTCAACGTCCTTTGCAACTACCTTTTCGAGCACAGCGAAGGCATTATCCGTGCCCGCGCCATGCTCTGCCAGGTCTACTTCTTGGCGTTGCACGATGAGTACTACAAGGCCCGTGACATGATGCTCACATCTCACTTGCAGGAGAGCATTTCCAACTTCGACATTGCCACCCAAATTCTCTACAACCGTACCCTTGTTCAAGTTGGTCTCTGCGCCTTCCGCAAGGGTCTCGTGTATGACGCCCAAAACACTCTCCAAGAGATTTGCGGCAGCGGGCGCCAAAAGGAGCTTCTTGCCCAGGGTGTCATGATTCAGCGCTTCAACCAAGTTTCTCCCGAGCAAGAGCGCCTTGAGAAACAACGGCAGCTACCCTTCCACATGCACATCAACCTTGAGCTCTTGGAGTGTGTGTACTTGACCTGCAGCATGCTTCTTGAGATCCCGCTGTTGGCTCAGACTGGTTCGTCTCCCGATATCAAGAAGCGCGTCATCAGCAAGACATATCGCCGTATGCTCGAGTACCATGAGCGCCAAATCTTTACCGGCCCTCCTGAGAACACCCGCGACCACGTCATGCAGGCGTCCAAGGCCCTCGCGGCTGGTGAGTGGAAGAAGGCTACGCACTTCATCCACagcatcaagatctgggagcTCATGCCAAGCGCCGAGGACATCAAGACGATGCTCGCTAAGCAGATTCAGGAGGAGGGTCTGCGCACTTACCTGTTCACATATGCGCCCTTCTACGACACACTGGCCATTTCCACATTGAGCGCCATGTTTGAGCTCGACTCCAGGAAGGTGGCTGCCGTTGTCAGCAAGATGATCAGCCACGAGGAGCTCGCGGCTGCCCTCGATCAGGTCACCGAGACCGTCATCTTCCGCAAGGGCGTGGAGCTCAGCCGTCTGCAGAGCTTGGCCCTGGCTCTCTCAGACAAGGCGAGCTCGCTCATCGAGACCAACGAGCGCACACTGGAGCAGCGGACACAAGGATCGGCCAATGCCTTCAGCAGGAAGGATGGTCAACGAGGTGGTCAGCGGGGCGGTGGCCAACGGGGTGGCAGAGGCGGGGCGCGGACTGGAGGAAACGCTCAGCGACAGGCTGGTGGCACCCAGTTTACGGGTGGTGCTCTGGGTGCTGCGGTCCGCGGTTAA
- the RPS14B gene encoding ribosomal 40S subunit protein S14B (EggNog:ENOG503P1VU; COG:J): MPPKKVARPAQENISLGPQVREGELVFGVARIFASFNDTFVHVTDLSGRETICRVTGGMKVKADRDESSPYAAMLAAQDVAARCKELGITALHIKIRATGGNGTKTPGPGAQSALRALARSGMKIGRIEDVTPTPSDSTRRKGGRRGRRL; the protein is encoded by the exons ATGCCCCCCAAGAAGGTCGCCCGTCCTGCCCAGGAGAACATCTCCCTCGGCCCCCAGGTTCGCGAGGGTGAACTTGTCTTTGGTG TTGCGAGAATCTTCGCCTCGTTCAACGACACCTTCGTCCACGTCACCGATTTGAG TGGCCGCGAAACCATCTGCCGTGTTACCGGTGGTATGAAGGTCAAGGCCGATCGTGATGAGTCCTCTCCCTACGCTGCCATGTTGGCTGCTCAGGACGTTGCGGCCCGCTGCAAGGAGCTCGGCATCACTGCCCTCCACATCAAGATCCGTGCCACTGGTG GTAACGGTACCAAGACTCCCGGCCCCGGTGCCCAGTCCGCTCTCCGTGCCCTTGCCCGCTCCGGCATGAAGATCGGCCGCATTGAGGACGTTACCCCCACTCCCTCCGACTCTACTCGCCGCAAGGGTGGTCGCCGTGGTCGCCGTCTCTAA
- the RPL7 gene encoding 60S ribosomal protein L7 (BUSCO:EOG09264P3R; COG:J; EggNog:ENOG503NTZQ) — MAATSVPTQNDILVPETLLKKRKSQEKARAERAAELEKAKAARKEKRGVIFKRAEKYVKEYRDTEREKIRLQRAAKQDGAFHIPAEAKLIFIVRIKGINKIAPKPRKILQLLRLLQINNGVFVRVTKATAEMIKVVEPWVAYGYPNLKSVKELIYKRGYGKVNGQRIALTDNSIVEENLGKYGIICIEDLIHEIVTVGPNFKQAANFLWPFKLSNPNGGFRPRKFKHFIEGGDLGNREEHINALIRQMN; from the exons ATGGCCGCTAC TTCCGTCCCCACCCAGAACGACATTCTCGTTCCCGAGACTCTCCTGAAGAAGCGCAAGTCGCAGGAGAAGGCCCGCGCTGAGCGCGCtgccgagctcgagaaggccaaggct GCCCGCAAGGAGAAGCGTGGTGTCATCTTCAAGCGTGCCGAGAAGTACGTTAAGGAGTACCGCGACACCGAGCGCGAGAAGATTCGCCTTCAGCGTGCTGCGAAGCAGGATGGTGCCTTCCACATCCCCGCTGAGGCCAAGTTGATCTTCATTGTCCGCATCAAGGG TATCAACAAGATTGCCCCCAAGCCCCGCAAGATCCTTCAGcttctccgtctcctccagATCAACAACGGTGTCTTCGTCCGTGTCACCAAGGCCACCGCTGAGATGATCAAGGTTGTCGAGCCGTGGGTTGCCTACGGTTACCCCAACCTCAAGAGCGTCAAGGAGCTCATCTACAAGCGCGGATATGGCAAGGTCAACGGCCAGCGCATTGCCCTCACCGATAACAGCATCGTCGAGGAGAACCTTGGCAAGTACGGCATCATCTGTATCGAGGATCTCATCCACGAGATCGTCACCGTCGGCCCCAACTTCAAGCAGGCTGCCAACTTCCTCTGGCCCTTCAAGCTCAGCAACCCCAACGGTGGCTTCCGTCCCCGCAAGTTCAAGCACTTcatcgagggtggtgacctTGGCAACCGTGAGGAGCACATCAACGCTCTCA